In the genome of Candida albicans SC5314 chromosome 6, complete sequence, the window ATTGCTATTTAATTGTCTTTTTAAAATCTTTGTTGAGCTTTTCTAGCTTTAAGTTTCTTTTGGATGAAAACACCAGAAACAAGCAAGAAAGCAAcgaaaatcaaacaaaagaCTAAAATAACACCTGGTGGTAACATTATGGTTTGgtatttattattggaattattgatttgaaatatttcaattgaaagaagaaaaggaaaagaaagaagaaaagaaagaagggaagaagaaagaaagaaagaaagaaaggaagaattttttgaagGTGGTGAATTTATTCCCCttaaatattgttttttcaattgtgtGTGTTTTCCCGTTGCTTACTTTCAAACTTCTTCTAAAAGTAATTTTGCATTTCATTCCGGAGCgaacaaattgaaagcaaaaccaaaaaacaaaaagcaaaaaagcaaaaacaaaaaaaatttttttctaatcGAGTCGTGCACATGTgaactaaaaaaataaattacctcaattgattgaaaatgaaaacaattaattttatattttacGACCCATTCTCTTGGTTAATATTAAAGTAATATTATAGACTTCTTATCATAGCACATGActtctcttcttcttgaaACTTTagaattatattattaataacaattgTTCTTacttttttaataataccaTATATTATGACTTC includes:
- a CDS encoding proteolipid ATPase (Ortholog(s) have enzyme regulator activity, role in cation transport and plasma membrane localization), encoding MLPPGVILVFCLIFVAFLLVSGVFIQKKLKARKAQQRF